A genome region from Paralichthys olivaceus isolate ysfri-2021 chromosome 6, ASM2471397v2, whole genome shotgun sequence includes the following:
- the LOC109630516 gene encoding uncharacterized protein: protein MPRVPAHLRERALGMLQGGMRTADLARAINCHVRTVRRLRQRYRETGRTADHPRSGRPRVTTPAQDRYIRISHLRDRYRMATTTARVTPGTHNPSISAQTVRNRLREAGLRACRPVVRQVLTRHHQQQHRLWAQTHLSWTRQEWQKVTWSGINLEVGGPSWSGAVYHITIGLSLLSLQAISMPCGTGKTSSSLILHPLCMLIRT, encoded by the exons ATGCCCAGGGTCCCTGCTCATCTGCGTGAACGTGCATTAGGCATGCTGCAGGGAGGCATGAGGACTGCTGATTTGGCCAGGGCAATAAATTGCCATGTCCGCACTGTGAGACGTCTAAGACAGCGCTACAGGGAGACAGGAAGGACAGCTGATCATCCTCGCAGTGGAAGACCACGTGTAACAACACCTGCACAGGATCGGTACATCCGAATATCACACCTGCGTGACAGGTACAGGATGGCCACAACAACTGCACGAGTCACACCAGGAACACACAATCCCTCCATCAGTGCTCAGACTGTCCGCAATAGGCTGAGAGAGGCTGGACTGAGGGCTTGTAGGCCTGTTGTAAGGCAGGTCCTTACCAGACATCACCAGCAACAACACCGCCTATGGGCACAAACCCACCTTAGCTGGACCAGACAGGAGTGGCAAAAA GTAACCTGGAGCGGGATCAATTTGGAGGTGGGGGGTCCGTCATGGTCCGGGGCGGTATATCACATCACCATCGGACTGAGCTTGTTGTCATTGCAGGCAATCTCAATGCCTTGCGGTACAGGGAAGAcatcctcctccctcatcctcCACCCTTTATGCATGCTCATCCGGACATGA